Within Nematostella vectensis chromosome 1, jaNemVect1.1, whole genome shotgun sequence, the genomic segment ttacattactaccatctccactccacattaccttactagccatccctcaccatcaccatccaacatcaccataccatacgattacacccacctcactaccacaccactttaggcccctacgtcttggtacgaatacccgatccaaaccaaaaagttaTGTACCATACGGGGAAAGTGCTGTATCACAATCTGTGATCCCAAGACGTACCCCCTCCCACACCTCCACGCCCcgacaccccccccccccccaccaccacaccGCCACACTCCCCACCTACTCCCACACTAACACACCTCACCCCCCCAAACCCTCCACCACCCACACCCCCGCCGCACCCACTCCCACCACACCTCACCACCCAGCCCTCCTCCCCACATCTACCACTAAACGCGCCCTACTACCAACACCCTCCCACAGCCACCTcacaccactagcacactCCTCCCCTGCACCCCACACCCCTCACCCCACCTACACACCTCAACTACACCCCAACatgccactaccaccacccctaggCATACAGACCCCCACACTATCCCACTCCCCCAACACCACACGcccaaaaaacacacaaccacCCCGCCTACAACCACCTTCCCTCCTACACATAGTACAaacacatacatacccacaTCCCTCTCACAAATTAAATCTTACTCTATccttaccacacaacatacctacccactactaccacccagctctatacatgtcacaaccCCCTTTCTTTCCCCCCTCAAACCTAGCTTACCACCCAAGCACCCCCCTACCCACATCACCCGCACCCAACCACCCACCTACCCCACAACAAGCACCCCCTCATCCCTCACCCCACAAACAGCCCCATGCCCACTTCACCCATACCACGTCATCATACAACCCACCACGATTATTCAAAACCCCaacacaacaccaacacccacCTAAGCCCCACATACCTACACATACACTTCCTCCCCCCCTCACACTTTCCTACACTCTCACCTAAAATATACACacctaacacaccctacacaagccagacccctgccaacacaaaaaccacacaccccttccccccccccccatggccacaacactactcaccctacaacacaccaaaccaaccacaccctacagCAGCCACTAGTCCTACAACCAACACTCCCCCCAACACCACAACCTACATACAGTCCAACCCCGctcccaccacacacacatctacccctccacacatagcctaccacatacacaccatagcatCCTACGACTATACCAACCCACAACACACCAACcagccacaccctacaccagaCACCACCCCACAACCAATTTCCCCCCCTTACAAACACCTACAtacagccccctccccaaccATACAAATATTCACCCCACAGCACAAAACCCAACTACAAACGACCACACCCTATGACccaccctacctacccacaaacCAACACCTTACGATACGGTTTTTttcccaccaacacagccattagccatctccacaccacaccatattattattttttctttttcgcctGCCCatcacacactaccacaacctattctatagtcccactttatcttttcaccaccctccaccacctactagtcgaACCAATCCACCTTTTCACCATAAtcacattactaccatctccactctacagtatcttactagccatccttcaccatcaccctccaacatcaccataccatatgatcacaccaacctcactaccacaccactttaggcccctacgtcttggtacgaatacccgatccaaaccaaaaaccCACCATGTCACAGCACGAGTGGCGAAGTCACCAGTCGCTGCTTGATCTGCATAAAGGCGATAAGCCAGAAACACCGTGCGTTCTCTACTCAAATCAAGTTCTCCAAGACTTATCACATATCATGAACCCTACTCGTCGGTCTCCACGTCTTTTATCACGAGGTCGTGTGTGATACTTGTGTTGTACCCGAGGATACCCCGGTGAGTGTTGGCCTGAGGAGGGGTGGGCTGGAGATGGCGGGAGTATATTCCCGTTTTGGGTGGAGAGGATTCAATTGCAGGTAGAACCGCGTAGTTTTCGCACCAAACCGCCCCTGGAGTTGCATCTGGTAGTGACTTCAGAAAAGGCTTGCTCACCTCAGGGTTGACCCTGTTCTTGGCAAGGCGAATACGAGCTCTCTTTAGCTTGTTTATCCGACTTGAATTTCAAGATAATTCGTCAATCAATAGTGAAGCTTCGTAATTGCCCTATATGTCTTCAGAGTGAAATAGCAACAATCATAAATGTACTGTTATATTGTGTACTCTTCACTCGGAATCTGTCTCCCTGTTCACCTATCGTACccttcatccgggacctgtcaCATGCCCTGTACACCCATCGTACCCTTCATCCGCGACCTGTGTCTTACCCTGTGCACCCATTGTTTccttcatccgggacctgtcTCTTACCCTGTACACTCATTGTACCCTTCATCCGGGACCTATCACTTGCCCTGTTCACCCATTGTACCCTTCATCCGGGACCTATCACTTGCCCTGTTCACCCATTATACccttcatccgggacctgtcaCTTGCCCTGTTCACCCATTGTACccttcatccgggacctgtcaCTTACCTTGTGATCAGCATCGTCCTCCATGGTGTTACCGTGGGGTGGGGGTCTAAATGGGGTTAAACCAGCTCTTTTCATTTGCTTCAGCTCTTTGGCTTTCTGGCGTTCTGTCCTGTGCCCCATAGAAGCCCCAGGCTCCTCCTCGCTTTGCATGGCGGTCATAGCCTGGTGCGACCCGGTGGTCGATGTGGTCGCACTTGCGCCCTCGCTTGCTACAGGAACCGCGTTGTCTTTCTTGTTCGTGTAGATATCACGGACATTGGGTAAGTCCGTCGTACGCATGTTCACGAGAGCATTGTCGTTAGTATCTCTGATGTCTGGGAGAGTTGATTTGGCGTCTGTGGCTGAGTAAGAGGAATATAAACATCTTTATAGACAGACAGAGGGGTGGTAAGCTAGAAAACCTTTCTCTGGTTATAATTCAAACACTCTTAAAATTGATTCTATTTAATGGTTTATTTtcaagggaccgaccatttgatattcaTACCCctttaatatatattattttcgcGTCCTGTTTACTTTTTCTTCTGAAACGTCACTTTGTCTTTTATCTAAGGATGGCTTGCCCGATTCTTTCAGAAATTTTATTTCACTCGAGTTTTACTGACCCGTccgatatcaaatggtcggttcCCAAGATGGCCGACAAACATCAAGACATACCCTTTGCCTTTTTCCTCGCAAAAGAAAATCGGGATTTGCCCGGGGGTCGCGGGAGCCCTGTGGGGGCCATCCCGCCCTTAACAACTCTGAGCACTTGGACACCGAGCCTCCTATTGTCTTCTGCAGTGGCCGCCTGAGAGGGAAGCCCCATAGTTCTTTGGGCGCTTGCTGGTGGTAGAGCAGGCGTGGCGTCGAGAACTTCCTGTCTCTTGACCTCTCCAGGCGGAGGAAGTGCGCGAATCTGTATTCATAGTTAGTCAGTCCTCTGAAGTATCGTTCAGAATTTAATTTATGCTTGAATCAATACAACGCCTTTTTGTAACACCGTGTTCAACATGTATAACATTTATTTTCCCTCTGTGGAGCGTGCTGGTCCCCATAGTTTAGAAGACTGTAACATCAACTTACAGACACCATAGTTTTGgcatttttatttgattggattattttaattttaatggtTTGATATCCTAGCGTTTCACCCTGGGGATTGTTCATTTAACCATCAGCTCACCTTCTCC encodes:
- the LOC125563039 gene encoding uncharacterized protein LOC125563039, which produces MLRRVFVNLGFNSPSEAEKALKKSNRKDGGTRAQKGRLLNRPQMEKIRALPPPGEVKRQEVLDATPALPPASAQRTMGLPSQAATAEDNRRLGVQVLRVVKGGMAPTGLPRPPGKSRFSFARKKAKATDAKSTLPDIRDTNDNALVNMRTTDLPNVRDIYTNKKDNAVPVASEGASATTSTTGSHQAMTAMQSEEEPGASMGHRTERQKAKELKQMKRAGLTPFRPPPHGNTMEDDADHKVSDRSRMKGTMGEQGK